GCCCAGAGCCCCCACCGGAGCAATAAGAATCAAGAGCTGCAAGACAGCGATACCCGATGCCGATAGAGGGGGTACCGCAGGGACGGGAGCGAGAACcttggagagagagagagagagaggggtgTGGAGGGGTGGTTCGCGGGCTGCGGGGGTCTCACCTCTCCGTCGATGTTGAAGGTACCCTGTCGTTGAGATAAAGAAGCGGCAGGCTATTGGGCGTGCAGAGCGTGCGAGTTGGCGCGACGCCTGATAACGAGCCAAGGGAGTCGATTATCGAGGCTTGGCCTTTGATGacgatataatacttaaagacTGGTGGGCTGCCGCTATGTCATCGGTTTTGAAGCAGCTGTGCTCTTTGGACGATATTGCAGCCTCGAGTCAGCCTTGGGTTGGTTTTTATAAGGGCGCTTATGAGTTGTCTGGTACACAGTCATCAGAACGTGAGATTTCTCACTGAAAGGATGACTGAGAATAACGGTTGGGCGAGAAAGCAGCACATGTCTTGGAGCAAAGGTGACGCTGGCGCATCTCAGCCACGGGCAGTTCGGGGGACTAACGACAATATTGCATATGCGAATTGGCTACTTGCATATTACGTACCAGAAAATGCTCGGGTTGAGGCAACTTATGCGTGAGGTGAGGTGTTGCTTAAAAGCCGCAATGCGTCAAGGAAACGCTGAGAAGGGGGCCGAAGCGGATAAGTAAAGTTCGCGCCGGCGCCGGTGGGAGAAGCACTGCGGCTTCTGTTGCTGTTCCGGGTCTCTGGAAAGTGTGATGAGAAATCCAAAATGTTTGACTTGACGACTACCTATGGCCGGAATGCACAGAGGCTGGGATTAACTTGGGTTGCGGCAGGCCAACAGGCGATTGCGGTAGTGGAGAGGTAGATCCGGGCCTAGGCACGTTTGTTCCGGCGCAATGTGGAATCAGATGCCGGGTTGCTGCGTGAGGCCGCCGGCGGAGTATAAGGTTGTTGAAGGAAAGAAAATGCTTGCCTGCCTTTCCGTCATACTGTGGCACTGCACTGCTAgacaaggtaaggtagtctCAACAGGGGCCAGCTGTTGGTCGCAGAAAATGAGCAATTGAAGAAAAACTTGGAAAAGAGTTTTGCTGACAATTCACCTTCAGAGTCCTGACGGCTGGGACGACTTGAATACCTCCGCGGCCCGCAGCTCCACGAATTGGGAGGCGAGCCGGGAAGAAAGGGATACCCTAGTTATCCTGTAATGCGGCTGGCGTAGTGGGGTTTCCACTGTACATCGCAGTCTGTATTCGTAGTATATCCGTAGCAGCAACACTACTAGGAGTCTAAGCTGTAGACGGATCTAGACGTGTTGTAAGATGCAAATGATTTTCCAGTCACCGGTATTTGTTTACATGAGCTTGGGAATAAAGACATGTTAAGGTGTCGAAATGTCCATCTGGAAGTGTCCAGGACTCCTTACTATCATTCACGCAGTATTCTATCCTTACTTAAGTATGTTTTAAGCAACTCACATCTCGAAGATGAGTACTCATGGTAAGTATGTTATTGAAATCGGGAACTTCTCGGCAAGTAACAGCAGACTCGGACATATTCATGGCAGGCTGCTTGATGATACCATTCTCAATGAAACAGCAGAGAGACATGATGCTCTTCACGCCAGTCCCTGCAGAGATCCGCTAGCGCAAGACATTTTAAGGTCTCGCTAAGCTCGTGCACGTGCCACAAACCCCACCAACCCTCATCCCCCACCTTCACTTTGATCCGTGCGCGCGGGGCTTCCCCGGCCGCGGAACGGCCCTCGAATGTTGAAGAACTCCCGTTACTTTGGACTCCCGATACTTTGATCGAATACCCGTCTGGCTTCCGGTTCTGACGTCTGTCGATCGACCCTGGACTATCAGGCTCTCCAGccttactattatttttgAGCTCCATTATCGAGAAAAAGCCTAGACGCCACCATCGTCTGCCACAAGTTGTCACAGATTGGCGGTTCTCTGCCCACACAAACTCGAAAAACCTTGGCCTGCAGCTATGGCCTCTACCCGCAAACACGATACTTCTGAGTCGCAGCCTACATCAAAGTGCTAAATGCGGCAACCCAATGGCCGAAGCCCTAACCGTAATAGAGGTCGCCCTCTGCATTACTGAAGTAGTAGAGCGCCTCTGCAAATACATCTCGGCTGTCAAATCCGCCAAAGATGACATCCGCAAGCTCATCCAGGAGCTCCTTGCCCTCAAAGGCGCAATGGACCACTTCCGCACACAAAACGAGCGTAGCATGGATAACCCGCTACAGGAGCAGGCTCGCGCCATGCTCAAGATGACTCAGGAGACCCTCGACGCCATACGAAAGAAGCTCGGTACGCCAAAGACGTCGTCCTTGGGCCGCGCTGCCCAAAGTCTTGCCTGGCCTTTTCGGCAGGGCGATGTAGAGACGTATTTTGCTACTGTCGAGAGAGCCAAGACCTGGTTCATCATGGTACTGATGCGGGATTCACTCGATACTACGGCATCTGTGTTGTCAGAGATGCAGAAGCTGACGGCGCTTGTGCATGAGGATATTATTGCGCGCAAGACGGATCGGATGCTGGAGGAGACGGCTGATTTGCTCAAGTGGCTCTCGCCCGTCGATAGTGAGGACAAGCTTGTCAGTTCTAGGCAGGATCGCGCGCCGGGCACTGGCAGATGGATAGTCGATAAGACGTTCCTGGAATGGCAAAGGAGCACTTCCACTGATCGGCCAGTATTCTGGATCACTGGAAGGTGTAAGTCATGTTGCCCATATTTGTAGTCCGTGCAGCATCCCATTGACGCAACAAACAGCAGGATCCGGCAAGACGGTGCTTTTGTAAGCATACATAAGACTCTCTCTCGTTGTCCATGCCGTGCTGACTGATACAAGCTCGCAACTCGTTGGGGACCTCAGAGCACACCCTATCGATGAGGCCTCGGAAGAGAACGGCAACATAGGTGTCGGTTTCCACTGCTGCTCCCTAGACGATGCGGCATCCCAAGCCGTCCCGAACGTCTTTGGTTCCATCCTGGCTCAGATAGGAGCGACAAACCCCAGCATCCTTGACCACGTCCGGCCGCTGAGAAAGTCGGGGAACAACCTGATCCCGCAGAACAACCTTACCGTCGAACAGATTTACGACGTGATGGGCGAAGCTCTGGGGTTATTTGATGCCTTTTATCTCATGATTGACGCCCTCAACGAGACGAGCCAAGAACCTGTCATTGTCGAAGCCCTCTTGCACCTCTGCTCGAAACACTCTAACCTACGGGTCCTGGTTACTTGTACGCGCGAGCCGGCGCAGCTTGAACCCAGCATATACGTCCAACACATGAGCACACAGTCTATAGATTGTGATATCGAGGTGTATGTGGAGAAAAGGCTTTCGAGCGAACACAGTTTCCAGTCCTTGAGTGCGAAAATACGGACCGAGATCAAAGACAAGGTCACATCAGAAGCGGATGGGACGTGAGTTCTCTGGCTCGACTTCGTTGTGGTCAAGACTTACAATGCTGTAGCTTCCGATGGGCCAAATTGTGCATGGACAGGCTCAGCACCCTCCGCACTGGAAGAGACGTACGACGTGCTCTGGTCGATATCCCGTCCACACTCAACGGGTTTTACGCCGGTATCCTCACCCGTGTACCCCAACAAGACCGGGTCATGGCCCGCGAGGCTCTTGCCTGGCTCTGCTTCTCTCTCCGGCCGCTTCATCTCAACGAGCTCGCCGAAGCTATCGTCCTCGAAGGTGACGAAGTCGACATTGACGATGACGACCGACTCACCGACCCCTCTGCCATCATCGAGATCTGCCAGGACCTAGCCCACGCAAGCGACCACCATGTCACCCTCGCCCACGACTCCATCCGCACATTTCTACAATCAGAATGGATACGAACTTCCTCTGCCTCAGAATACGCGCTGGACGCAGCCGCCTGTCACCAAAAGATCATGCGCAAGTGCCTCGCCTACCTCAGACTCGAGCCCTTCACCACAGGCCCCTTGGACGAGCTCCGGCACGTGAAGGCCAGGTTCGCAGCCTACCCGCTGCTCAACTACGCTACAAACATGTGGCCCATCCACTCTGAGCGCTTCCCCCTCGCAGACGAAGACGAGAAGCTCATCCTCGACTTCTTCGACACCAAGAAGCTCTCGCACGGCGGGGCCTTTGAGGCGTGGGTGCAATTCGTCCTGCGCTCGGCGGACCTGGACGTCATTCGGCACACGGAACCGCTCTACTACGCCGCGTCGTTCAACATGACGTCTGTCCTGCAGTTGATACTGAGACCTGAGTACAAGGTCGACGTCAACAAGAGAGGCGGACGGTTCTCGTCGCCTCCGTTGTTTGTGGCCCTTTGGAAGGATAATGTCGAGGCGGCCATGTTGCTGCTCAGGGCCGGGGCGAATCCGGATTCTTGGGATACGAGTGGGCAGACTAGTCGGCTCCTGGCCACGAGTCGAAAGCACCACGAGGTCGTCAAGCTCATGGAGGAGATGAGTCCGGCGGGGGCAAAAAGGGCGCCGACTTGGAATCGGGATAGGGGAGCTGAGGATGAGTGGGCGATGGAAGACGCTCTTGCACAAGCGAGACTGAGAAGCTATATGGATGAGGGCTCCTGAGTTGATACCATTGCAAAGCATCTTCTTACCAGCAGGGGTTACTACAGTTGAATAAAGACATCCTGAGCGTGAGCATCGAGTACACAAAACTCGGCTGGGGTTGATCCCGAGGCACTGAACGGTTATTGACAGACCTTCCAAGCCACACTCTTTCAGCTGGAACAGTGTCCATAAGGTATGTGGTGTAAGTGTTTAGAGCATGATATCCACCTATAGCGGGGGGTCATACCTGCTTGGGGAATGTCGGAAGACTTGGTGCGAGGTGGTGATGCAATGTGATGGGTGGTAAAAGACGCACTGCCACACCGAAGCCGGTAGAAGGTGAGAGGTGCTTAAAAGTGGAGACACTGATCAATGCCGTTGTGGCTCGTGGCGGTGTTCCGGACAATGCAAGATTACTAAGCCGGGAAATAACCCCCACTACAACCATCACGTCACGTCTTCCGGTGAAGAGGTACCTCCCCCAGCCTAGCAGCACAGCGCTAACTGACGTGACGGGTGCGCTTGCACTCTTTCTTTCTCCAGTCCACTCACTGTCCACTGCATCATCCCGAGCTTGAGCAGTGCCGCGGGCCTCTCTTTTTGTGATCCCAACAACCTCACCCAACACCCTCACACCTCTCTTCCACCACCTTTCCTTTTGCCTTTTTCCTTTTCTTCCTCGCACCTTACTCCGCAGCAGTGGCGATCAGTCCTTTTCCGTTCACTTTTGTGACCTTACTATTGGAGATATGCGCATGCCCCATTATTCGGCTTAGCTCAGGTACGTCTTTCTGGTTCCATTCCCCAGCTCCATCACCCACCACCCCCAAAGCGGCAGCCGGTCACAGACCCGAATTACATGCCAAAGACACAACTCATAGGACACACCTCTCACATCTACTCTTCACTGGTCATATGCCTTTTGGGGTTTCCGTAAAATTCAAGCAGGCTGAGTTACTGACCTTGTGCACTCTAGGCTTTCCACTCTCCACGCTGCTCTCACCTGCCAGGTACCTGCCGACCTAAGATTACAACGCTGTCCTACCGCACCTTCCGTTCTCCACCGATAACGACCCCAACATCGCTTCGGCTGACGTTCTGCGCACTACACCGTACACCAATACCAACTTTGCATTGCGCCTGCCCCAACGTTGGGCATTCCTCGAGAGCCTTCTTTTCCACTCTGATCCACACCTTCGGCTATTGTCAGCA
This is a stretch of genomic DNA from Colletotrichum lupini chromosome 10, complete sequence. It encodes these proteins:
- a CDS encoding ankyrin repeat protein, which encodes MLKNSRSPALLLFLSSIIEKKPRRHHRLPQVVTDWRFSAHTNSKNLGLQLWPLPANTILLSRSLHQSAKCGNPMAEALTVIEVALCITEVVERLCKYISAVKSAKDDIRKLIQELLALKGAMDHFRTQNERSMDNPLQEQARAMLKMTQETLDAIRKKLGTPKTSSLGRAAQSLAWPFRQGDVETYFATVERAKTWFIMVLMRDSLDTTASVLSEMQKLTALVHEDIIARKTDRMLEETADLLKWLSPVDSEDKLVSSRQDRAPGTGRWIVDKTFLEWQRSTSTDRPVFWITGRSGSGKTVLFSQLVGDLRAHPIDEASEENGNIGVGFHCCSLDDAASQAVPNVFGSILAQIGATNPSILDHVRPLRKSGNNLIPQNNLTVEQIYDVMGEALGLFDAFYLMIDALNETSQEPVIVEALLHLCSKHSNLRVLVTCTREPAQLEPSIYVQHMSTQSIDCDIEVYVEKRLSSEHSFQSLSAKIRTEIKDKVTSEADGTFRWAKLCMDRLSTLRTGRDVRRALVDIPSTLNGFYAGILTRVPQQDRVMAREALAWLCFSLRPLHLNELAEAIVLEGDEVDIDDDDRLTDPSAIIEICQDLAHASDHHVTLAHDSIRTFLQSEWIRTSSASEYALDAAACHQKIMRKCLAYLRLEPFTTGPLDELRHVKARFAAYPLLNYATNMWPIHSERFPLADEDEKLILDFFDTKKLSHGGAFEAWVQFVLRSADLDVIRHTEPLYYAASFNMTSVLQLILRPEYKVDVNKRGGRFSSPPLFVALWKDNVEAAMLLLRAGANPDSWDTSGQTSRLLATSRKHHEVVKLMEEMTSSYQQGLLQLNKDILSVSIEPSKPHSFSWNSVHKPVEGERCLKVETLINAVVARGGVPDNARLLSREITPTTTITSRLPVKSPLTVHCIIPSLSSAAGLSFCDPNNLTQHPHTSLPPPFLLPFSFSSSHLTPQQWRSLHHPPPPKRQPVTDPNYMPKTQLIGHTSHIYSSLAFHSPRCSHLPGTCRPKITTLSYRTFRSPPITTPTSLRLTFCALHRTPIPTLHCACPNVGHSSRAFFSTLIHTFGYCQQASEAAQELQRHLAFRALRAAGLAVGLGLTALAAYNSNQAEMDSHTPRGGHLVATDGREVVYCHACSHEWWQDEHGLQCPRCESEITEIVSPENDPREIEDGPPLHDSPRLRRHIYDDDSDPEEADIEEHLHRGPGGFVVHRAIWDNSQRPGQSPNPNTRQPPDVNDGDQIIRRFIDMVNDFGMGMPPRPPDETRPPGFGAGGNIFGGQGNVRTFQRTGPGGTTSFTIATGPIHVHQGGANSPAGAGGDPFQSYVSLEPRGQPPPGPRITVVSIRTNADQLPSIFSSVLAGAGPPQPAGMGPGQGQRAPNQAPTLLHEILNMLNPANASHGDAVYTQEALDRIISQLMEQNPASNAAPPATEDALSKLKRKKVDKEMLGPDGKTECTICIDDFKEGDDATVLPCKHWFHDQCVVMWLKEHNTCPICRTPIEEPSGSSSINDNNNNNNSNASGSNNGGNNNNPSQTHPGAAASGSSESHQDSFWPGNDPGHWANSMRGIPPRPSYMDTTPPVPADSTRPQSSFVDEAYGRYGASSTGRSDPQRPQETSRMPSFRSARRDSHSPPSLRRHQSDVFRARQRSPSSGNWDRGQDSNQDSNQDAGSNHGPLNWLRNQFSRGSGSGDSNPRERRRHEPRGSNAAGRHITNYDKGRRRLALVTETVISFLELDRAAVGQTFRTRRASSVHTWDLVTGKQTGILLLVARVRQDKISYCSRYDNRQYPSQCEMHRMYRKTQSHPNLIKAAPTVTPMQKELRAFLLQVYCSRRRYFHTNTHYQILEREKHEMVKDSTQAVRDAAVAIPAHVPAPHTDTS